The DNA region CTACTTTTGACACGGCATACTCTATAACATCTTTCTCGTCGTTCTGGAATCTTTCTGCTGCCAAGTGAGCATTCGTCAAATACGGCTTTATCAGACCGCTATAATTAAACTGTGAAAGTTGAGTGCCCTTTTTCCAGTCCCAGGCGTATATGCTGTCATCGCCGCCAGCACTGAACAGCAGGCTTGAATTCCAGCTTGGACAGCACATCGAAGAAATGAACTGTTTGTGACCGAATAACCACTTATCCACAATGAAGCACTGAGGATAATGGGAAATCTTGATATGCTCGTCTCTATCGCTGGTGATTACAAACCTATGACCAGCCGAGTCCTTCGCCATGATGATGTCGGTCAACATGGATACATGGCCCAAAATGGGTTGCGATTCCTCGCCACTTGCAAGAACCTGACCAGAAATCGACATCTGGTGCACGTCTCCGAACTTATCCGCGATAGCAATGGTGTCGCCGTCGTCGCCGATGGCTATCGCATTCGGCCTTTTGGGAAACGGTTGTCTTTTCACGAGCTTCAAACACTCTGGATTATTATAGTCAATTTCGAATACCAATACTGATTTATCTGAATCTGCACACGCGATTAACTTGGACTCGTCGGGAGTTAGAGTCAAGTTCCTGATCTGCAAAGAGAATGCCGATCCGACAGCTGGCGAATCTGCCTTTTTGACAGCTTCACCCTTGTTActcttcaatttcttcacGCCATCCTGTTGGCTATCAGTCTCAAACAGAGTGTCAGTCCATCTTCCAGCTTGCTCGAATTCGCCtttctgctgcttgaaCGCTAGGATGGTGCTTTTGACGACCAGAAAAAGCAGGGTTCCGTCACTATTTGAAACACTGCATTGCAATGGATAAGAAGACATCTCAAGTTCAGAGAGACCAATATCAACCTTTAGTTGCTCCAACAATTATTCATATCATCGAACTTTAGTACTAGGTAtctgaaattttttttttcagTCCGACTACGGGGTCCTTAGAAACCTCATCGCCGGAcacttcttcaaccaaATCGAATTGAGAGTATTGAGCAGGCAATTTAGGCAACTATTCTGAGCCATTCAGTTCCGTGACATGGTGGAACCAATTCAGTCGATTTAAAACCTCCGCTAAGCTTAAAATTGCGCTCGGTTATGTCTCTATTGTGCGGCGACTCACTTCAGAAAGGTCGGTGAGTAAGAAAAAAGCGCCtgaatgaaaaatttaGTTGCGATGATGTGCAAAGATAACCATCAAACAGAGCTATCATCGGGCTATTATGTCGAATTCGAGCAGCATTGATGGACATAAACTCATAAACAACGGCTGGTTCACGGAAATCAGTGATAAACACTTCCCGGGTCAGGGACtctctttgaaggttgaagaagtgctgCACCACTCACAGAGCGAATTCCAGGATATTTTGGTCTTTAGAAGCAGTACTTTTGGCAATGTCCTGGTCTTGGATGGAATAATTCAGTGCAGCGAGAGGGATGAATTCGCCTACCAGGAGATGATCAGCCATGTGCCGTTGTTTGCTCATCGCGAGCCCAAGAGAGTGTTGGTTATCGGTGGAGGAGATGGTGGAGTGATCAGAGAGGTGGTCAAACATGCGTGTGTGAAGTCGGTAGATCTGGTTGAAATAGACAGCACTGTCATTGAGCTGTCCAGGAGATATTTGCCGCATATGTCATGCGCTCTGGACAACAGTAAGGTGAAAATTCATTTGCGCGATGGGTTCCAGTTCTTGCGAGACATTGGCCATGCCcaggatgaagagaaatACGATGTCATCATCACAGACTCCTCAGATCCGGATGGTCCTGCTGAAGCGTTCTTCCAAAAAGAGTACTTCCAGTTGTTGAACAACGCGCTGAACGAGACCGGGATATTAATTGCTCAAGCATCGGAAAACGTATGGCTAGACATAGCGTATCTCAGCGGCTTAATGAAAATAGCCCGGTCAGTGTTTCAAAACACTGAGTACTGCTACACTACGGTTCCGACATATACTTCGGGCCAATTGGGCCTCATAGTGTGCGCCAAGAACGAGGCTCTAGATTTAAAAAACCCTTGTCGCATGCCAACCCCGGATGAACAAACACAGTTGATGTATTATAACCCCGAGATACAC from Torulaspora globosa chromosome 3, complete sequence includes:
- the TRM82 gene encoding Trm82p (ancestral locus Anc_8.355), with the protein product MSSYPLQCSVSNSDGTLLFLVVKSTILAFKQQKGEFEQAGRWTDTLFETDSQQDGVKKLKSNKGEAVKKADSPAVGSAFSLQIRNLTLTPDESKLIACADSDKSVLVFEIDYNNPECLKLVKRQPFPKRPNAIAIGDDGDTIAIADKFGDVHQMSISGQVLASGEESQPILGHVSMLTDIIMAKDSAGHRFVITSDRDEHIKISHYPQCFIVDKWLFGHKQFISSMCCPSWNSSLLFSAGGDDSIYAWDWKKGTQLSQFNYSGLIKPYLTNAHLAAERFQNDEKDVIEYAVSKVVSSSNAHCVAFFVEATKCIVLLDVCPETGSLTLMEIIEFPSNVVSLSEANDEFIVTLDTHSSGNGRLVEFVTREADTGLFKVNIPKCQTFEKALAAALKNENQVGSNATDLYPLYNTISLKKHGEHYS
- the SPE4 gene encoding spermine synthase (ancestral locus Anc_8.354); translated protein: MSNSSSIDGHKLINNGWFTEISDKHFPGQGLSLKVEEVLHHSQSEFQDILVFRSSTFGNVLVLDGIIQCSERDEFAYQEMISHVPLFAHREPKRVLVIGGGDGGVIREVVKHACVKSVDLVEIDSTVIELSRRYLPHMSCALDNSKVKIHLRDGFQFLRDIGHAQDEEKYDVIITDSSDPDGPAEAFFQKEYFQLLNNALNETGILIAQASENVWLDIAYLSGLMKIARSVFQNTEYCYTTVPTYTSGQLGLIVCAKNEALDLKNPCRMPTPDEQTQLMYYNPEIHFASFILPTWAENLINQSSP